The Dromaius novaehollandiae isolate bDroNov1 chromosome 9, bDroNov1.hap1, whole genome shotgun sequence nucleotide sequence tgATCCCCTTTTCCTCAGGTGCATTCCTGAGTGCATACTCTCGATTGCATGTGTTGTGACTTTCTGTAATGGTGTTCTTGTTTCCATGCTTTTTCCTCCATTtggtctttttcatttttcttagctgtttagatttcttttttggtTTGTAATTGTAATAAGGTCTCCAGGGCTTATCACTGGAATCCTGGTCACTTACATCATCACACATTTCAGTCAGCTCCATGCATTCTGAGCTATAGAGCCGAGATGGGCTTCTTTCTTTTGTCTCTATTTCCGATTCCTCGACTAGATTGTCCTGTTTAGACTCATATTTAGATTTTCGTCCCCTTTTACAAAACAACTTAGATCCTAAAATATGCCTTTTCACAATAGCCTCATTACCAATTTTTACTGTTATCTGACAAAGAGGAGCAACATTACTGTCAGTAGATGTTCCAGGTAAGGCAGGCTTTGCAATATACGTTTCGGTTTTACTTGATTCTTGAACAGTATTTGTTGTTTTGCCAGATGAACCTCCGACTCCTGTGATGTATTGCGTATCCTCACTTGTTTCTGCTCTGTTGTacagcagtgttttctttttctccttaataGTTTTTGATTTAGTAATGCATTTGCCATAATTATCTGACCCATATTTACAGTCATCACTTACAGATTGACTAGGTAGGTTATTTGAAGATTCCGCCTTATTGTTTTCTACAGAAGTGACTGTTTTACTATGCATTATTACTGATGAAACTCTGCTACTGTGCATTATAACAGAGGGTGCAGAACTGCTGTAACTGATGACAGAGGTTGAATTTTCCTTCACATTAGTAAAAGACACAATTGAGGAATCACATTCCTGAGAACCAGAAGCATTTGCAGCAGTGGaaactgttttttccccagtgaaaaaGTCACTTTGCAGGTCAGAATTTAATATACCCACTCCCCAGGAGGAAGAATTCTGAGTATTTGTAGAGGATGCTGTATCATTACGTGAAGATGTATCCAAGGCAAGAGTTCTGTTGTTTGCTAATATATTACTTTGAAAATTCAGTGATGGTAACTCAGAACTAAGAGAATTTGGAATGAAACAGTTACTAGAAGTAGGTTCATTAACCTGGCTGCTTGTTTGAACGTTTTCATATGAAGAATTTCGATAGGACTTATAAGGTAGTCGCCTGCATTTCATAGGTAAAAGTCGATAAAGCTTATATGGATACATACTTGGTTTTAAGCCTCCATTGGCTGTTTTTTTATTTACTGACAGACGGTGGTCAATTGCATGGAAGGATTTTTGATGATTTTTTAGTATATAATAAGTCATGAAAGTCTCCAGACAGAAAATGCACTGGTATCGTCTTTCTCCTGTGTGCCAGATTTCATGTCTGGTGCGATATTCAGCTAATGCAAATACTTTGTTGCAGTAGTGGCAAGGATATGTTCTTCTCCATGAATGTACGTTTGCATGTCTTCGAAGGCTAGACAATGTTACGTAACTACGCTTGCAGACGATACAAGTATATAATATCTGCCCATCAACGACTTTAACTAAATGATCTGTTTCTGGTAAAGTGCAGCTTGCATTAGAATAATCAGTTATGCTGTTTTCAGCCAATAGAGGCTCTGTGTTTGCATATGAACTTCCATTCCTTCCATCCGTAGCAGTATAGTTATCTGAAAAATTTTGTTCGTTTCCATTGTGAACAGATAAACTACTTGATCTCATACAGACTTGTTCATGACTTTCCAGTATATTTAGATTTGCAAATTGTTTGCTGCAGTATTTGCATATGAAGGTTTCCTGGTGCTCTGAATGGAGCTGAAGATGAGTACTAAGTAAAGCTCTGTCATTGAATGATTTTGTACAACAGTTACAGCTGTAAACAGGTGGAACTACAGTTGTCACAGATACAGAGATGTTAGcagatttgttttcttcttctctggaTAAGTGGAAATCTGCTTTATTTTGAggttttggaaaagaaataattgtttgATCAGTAACAGCTTCATGTTGGACTTCTGTATTGGTTACTGTAGAGGCTGATGCTTTTGCTATAGCCAAACCAGTACCCTGGGACTTAAAGGCTGTCT carries:
- the ZBTB38 gene encoding zinc finger and BTB domain-containing protein 38, whose product is MTVMSHSKDLKDDFHSDTVLSILNEQRIRGILCDVTIIVEDTKFKAHSNVLAASSLYFKNIFWSRTICISGHVLELDDLKAEVFTEILNYIYSSTVVVKRQETVTDLAAAGKKLGISFLEDLTDVNFSSSPCPYAYCINEKGTVKEEKHEKRHEDSAVTNGPRITNAFSIFETENSVFSPLDLRASFKKVSETIQTPNISLDRSDVCKDAESASTLAEHSYAVSSGGDIFQGTSFFEQDNSPSYKMGEEHYENLKATPLIQPGKQNCSTPKTAFKSQGTGLAIAKASASTVTNTEVQHEAVTDQTIISFPKPQNKADFHLSREEENKSANISVSVTTVVPPVYSCNCCTKSFNDRALLSTHLQLHSEHQETFICKYCSKQFANLNILESHEQVCMRSSSLSVHNGNEQNFSDNYTATDGRNGSSYANTEPLLAENSITDYSNASCTLPETDHLVKVVDGQILYTCIVCKRSYVTLSSLRRHANVHSWRRTYPCHYCNKVFALAEYRTRHEIWHTGERRYQCIFCLETFMTYYILKNHQKSFHAIDHRLSVNKKTANGGLKPSMYPYKLYRLLPMKCRRLPYKSYRNSSYENVQTSSQVNEPTSSNCFIPNSLSSELPSLNFQSNILANNRTLALDTSSRNDTASSTNTQNSSSWGVGILNSDLQSDFFTGEKTVSTAANASGSQECDSSIVSFTNVKENSTSVISYSSSAPSVIMHSSRVSSVIMHSKTVTSVENNKAESSNNLPSQSVSDDCKYGSDNYGKCITKSKTIKEKKKTLLYNRAETSEDTQYITGVGGSSGKTTNTVQESSKTETYIAKPALPGTSTDSNVAPLCQITVKIGNEAIVKRHILGSKLFCKRGRKSKYESKQDNLVEESEIETKERSPSRLYSSECMELTEMCDDVSDQDSSDKPWRPYYNYKPKKKSKQLRKMKKTKWRKKHGNKNTITESHNTCNREYALRNAPEEKGISQEENTEMPSLHCELCERDKSSNAESQEHVHWHVATSKLYICELCQKQFQSPSTLKMHMRCHTGEKPYTCKTCGKCFSVPGNLQKHERIHLGVKDFVCQYCNKAFTLNETLKIHERIHTGEKRYHCQFCLQSFLYLSTKKNHEQRHVREHNGKGYACFQCPKICKTAAALGMHQKKHLFRSAGPQDRKEHFCNESAKLLQNQHFLGSEGNEVKNIQNITPEVIL